The bacterium DNA window TTCTTAGGGCGTGCATCAAAGCGTCAGATCTTCCATGGGAGATCTGATATTCCTATTATTTATGCAAAACTCAATAAATTGCATCCGGTAGCGAAAACAAATTCACTTGCGTTACCGGCAAACAATTGGAGAAAAACCAAAGATGCATTTCTGTTTGACAATGAGGTGGAACGCTGGCCGTTGAACTTTTTCTACGGCCTCTCCGATGCACTGATAGCTGGTTTCATGGAAAATTCCAGCGTTATGATAAATCATAAAATTTTTGATATTTCATAAAAACCCCTCTGTCTTCTCACCTTTTCCTCCCTTCTTTATTTACCCCACAACACCATGTTGGCAAAGGTGCTTACATAAGCTGCAATCCCTGCCAAAATACCGTTGGTACATCAATTGATTATCTAATATAGCGAAAGCATAACAAAAGTCAGTCGATGGAAATCAACTTGGTGAAGATTCAAATGGCTCCAAAGGTATTGACAGACCGAAATTTTGATGCTGAGCTTGTGGCTCCGGGCAGAATTGTGTTGGTCATATTTTACGATGAGAATTTCAGTAACCGCTATCTCATCGAACCGGGCTTGGTGAAACTGGACGAACAGTATAGCCAACGGGTGAAGTTCTGCCGCATCAATACGCGTGAAAACCCAAAAACCGCCGAACGCTTTCGAATTTTTGTCATCCCGACAATTCTCTTTTTTCAAGATGGAAAACTGGTTGAGTCGCTGGCGGGCACTTTTCCGCGCGTTGAGGTCGAGAACATTATCCGGAAACTGCTCACTGAAAAAGAAGAAGACCGATTGTCTCTCTCAAGAAGCTAAAAAGGAGGTTGCAACTATGAAGTACACAGTATTGCTCGGAAGAATTCTATTCTCATTAATCTTCGTGATGGCCGGCTTCAGCAATTTTTCGAAGCAGGCGATCGAGCATGGAGCAGCGCAGGGAATCCCATTGGCTTCGATTGCAGTTCCGCTCTCCGGAGTGATCGTGCTCTTGGGAGGTCTCAGCATCGCCCTCGGTTATAAAGCCAAATGGGGCGCGTGGCTGCTGGTTTTATTCCTGGTGCCGGTCACGGTGATGATGCACAACTTCTGGGCCATGCAGGATATCGCATTAGCCCAGATGCATCAGGTGATGTTCATGAAGAATCTTTCCATGCTTGGTGCTGCGCTTCTTATCTCTTATTTCGGCGCTGGCCCGTTGAGCTTGGACGGACGGCAGAAAACACATTCAGGGCAACGCACACGGCGCATGCAACATAGAGAAGCAGTGATAGCGTAGAGAACCAGACAATCAAATCCGAGGTAGGCTGCGAATGACGGAACCGGCCTACGGCGCAACAAATCCGTCAACACACAATCGAAAGGAGAAACTACAATGAACAAGATGTTGGTCGCAGTATTCGACAGCGAGGTGGTGGCTGCTGAAGGCTTCAGCGCGCTCAAGGGCCTCCACAATGACGGGGACATCACGGTGTACGCGACGGCGGTCCTCGTGAAGGATGCCTCGGGCAAGGTGAGTATCAAGCAGGCCGCGGATCAGGGGCCCATCGGCACCGGCCTCGGCATGTTGGCCGGGAGCATGGTGGGGTTGCTGGCCGGGCCAGTCGGGCTGGCCGTGGGCGCCTCGATGGGTACCCTAACCGGTTTGATCTTTGATCTGAACAAGTCGGGCATCGACGTCCAGTTTGTGGACGATGTCTCGAAGGCCCTTAGCTCCGGCAAGGCGGCCGTCCTGGCCGATGTGGAAGAGAGCTGGGCGGTGCCAGTGGACACGCGGGTCGGGAAGCTCGGCGGCATGGTCTTCCGGCGCTTGCGCTCCGAGGTCGTCGAGGACCAACTGGTGCGGG harbors:
- a CDS encoding thioredoxin, whose protein sequence is MKIQMAPKVLTDRNFDAELVAPGRIVLVIFYDENFSNRYLIEPGLVKLDEQYSQRVKFCRINTRENPKTAERFRIFVIPTILFFQDGKLVESLAGTFPRVEVENIIRKLLTEKEEDRLSLSRS
- a CDS encoding DoxX family protein; this encodes MKYTVLLGRILFSLIFVMAGFSNFSKQAIEHGAAQGIPLASIAVPLSGVIVLLGGLSIALGYKAKWGAWLLVLFLVPVTVMMHNFWAMQDIALAQMHQVMFMKNLSMLGAALLISYFGAGPLSLDGRQKTHSGQRTRRMQHREAVIA
- a CDS encoding DUF1269 domain-containing protein translates to MNKMLVAVFDSEVVAAEGFSALKGLHNDGDITVYATAVLVKDASGKVSIKQAADQGPIGTGLGMLAGSMVGLLAGPVGLAVGASMGTLTGLIFDLNKSGIDVQFVDDVSKALSSGKAAVLADVEESWAVPVDTRVGKLGGMVFRRLRSEVVEDQLVRESAAFQAEVKQLKEEMAQARAENKAAIQAQIDEAKKKAQVMQDQAKARIDQTKREAEAKITALQGQLKHASDRQKAKIEKRIAEVKADLEARHAKLQQAGRLAKEALTL